A genomic region of Trypanosoma brucei brucei TREU927 chromosome 3, complete sequence contains the following coding sequences:
- a CDS encoding cofilin/actin depolymerizing factor, putative has translation MAMSGVSVADECVTALNDLRHKKSRYVIMHIVDQKSIAVKTIGERGANFDQFIEAIDKNVPCYAAFDFEYTTNDGPRDKLILISWNPDSGAPRTKMLYSSSRDALVPLTQGFQGIQANDASGLDFEEISRKVKSNR, from the coding sequence ATGGCCATGTCTGGTGTTTCTGTTGCGGACGAGTGCGTCACGGCGCTCAATGATCTCCGCCACAAGAAGTCCCGCTACGTGATTATGCACATCGTTGATCAAAAGTCCATTGCCGTGAAAACTATTGGCGAGCGAGGCGCCAACTTTGATCAGTTCATTGAGGCCATTGACAAAAATGTGCCATGTTACGCTGCTTTTGACTTTGAGTATACCACCAATGACGGCCCTCGTGACAAATTAATTCTCATCAGTTGGAATCCCGATTCCGGAGCCCCACGCACGAAGATGTTgtacagcagcagccgcgaCGCTCTCGTGCCCCTCACGCAGGGTTTCCAGGGAATTCAGGCAAATGATGCATCGGGACTTGACTTTGAGGAAATCTCCCGCAAAGTGAAGTCGAACcggtaa